A single region of the Salicibibacter cibi genome encodes:
- the dnaE gene encoding DNA polymerase III subunit alpha, protein MLVLDVGKGESAVDSFVHLQVRSEYTLLESTCRIEALVDRAASLGYSALALTDRNVMYGAHKFYKRCKERKIKPLFGLELDVDFEEKAKKTLLLIAVNLTGYQQLMVLSAETQSQSEPGVHAEFFYRHCSDLIVILPEETDREHTREIAYALKEKVGSDRLYAGCLPAPLPEREERQDWIAFADAMKLDRVACGNVSFLTEEDRKWRRCLEAIRSNRPLEDVSPLEWREEHVLFPASYAEQAWAHDKIAMENAVAIADRCSVEPDQLQTMLPSPDLGEERPRDALRRICFQGANERYGRLDDRVLERLEHELAVIEKIAFEDYFLIVWDFMAYARDAGILTGPGRGSAAGSIVAYCLYITDVDPLAYELLFERFLNEARVSLPDIDIDFPDHRREEMIAYVRNKYGTAHVGQIITFGTFGPRAALRDTGKALGSPQALIERVIRSLPSAHATLKTARKGDDKLSDLLKENKEANTLFQYAEAIEGLPRHTSLHAAGVVLSARPLSEIVPTAGGPLTVVTQLPMEDLEAYGLLKIDFLGLRNLTLLEQLRDEVQRMENGSGNGHGSIPEDDPQTLAMLAAGKTTGIFQFESAGMQRVLKKLQPTTFEDLVAVNALYRPGPMEQIDVYIAGKHGRREINNAHPDLAPILSPTYGVIVYQEQIMQVAVQIAGYSLAQADLLRRAVSKKDREELENEKASFINGALANGYEKKAATQIYAWILRFADYGFNRSHAVAYSFIAYWLAYYKMHYPLVFFSAYLSMVENDKERLGKAIREMKNQDLHIYPPAVNKSKETFAPEEKGVRFPLQIITQVGRQVSGKLIRERNKSGVFQTFIDFCARTAHLPVNRRMLANLIKAGAFDDLHSDRAKLLVSIDRALEFVDFEQDLGQLFERGSGDFRYADTTPLSPETCYMYEKEVTGFYLSGHPLDQYEHLIAIRSPLALAEVEQAPVKRERWIMGAIEHVKQIRTKNGQTMAFLQLSDDSANCEVVLFPNVYRQVNHELEEQRYVFVRGKRTVDQYGNKVIADDVITVERAQEEAATVLYIKWTDETHEHAQSHRLKKLLQKMPGFSQVRVYNEKTKQLFAFDDRYRVRINDELRANVKLLVGEENVAERKKSEDSR, encoded by the coding sequence ATGCTTGTTTTAGATGTGGGAAAAGGAGAGAGTGCCGTGGATTCATTTGTCCATTTACAAGTACGAAGTGAATACACCTTGCTCGAGAGTACGTGCCGCATCGAGGCCCTCGTGGACCGGGCGGCTTCTCTCGGATATTCCGCCTTGGCTTTGACAGATCGAAACGTCATGTATGGTGCCCATAAATTTTATAAACGCTGTAAGGAGCGAAAAATAAAACCGCTTTTCGGTTTGGAATTAGATGTAGATTTTGAGGAAAAAGCGAAAAAGACACTCCTTTTAATCGCCGTCAATCTGACTGGCTACCAGCAATTAATGGTGCTGTCGGCTGAGACCCAATCTCAATCGGAGCCCGGGGTTCATGCTGAATTTTTTTATCGGCATTGTAGCGACCTAATCGTTATTCTTCCTGAGGAGACGGACAGGGAGCATACCAGGGAAATTGCTTACGCTTTGAAGGAAAAGGTTGGTTCGGATCGCTTATACGCCGGTTGCCTTCCCGCTCCTTTACCGGAAAGGGAAGAACGTCAAGATTGGATCGCGTTTGCCGATGCAATGAAGTTGGATCGGGTGGCGTGCGGCAATGTTTCTTTTTTAACAGAGGAAGATAGAAAATGGCGGCGCTGTTTGGAAGCTATTCGTAGCAATCGTCCCCTCGAAGACGTAAGCCCGTTGGAATGGCGTGAGGAACATGTGCTTTTCCCTGCTTCTTATGCTGAACAGGCATGGGCGCATGATAAGATAGCAATGGAAAACGCAGTTGCAATCGCGGATCGTTGTTCGGTAGAACCGGATCAACTGCAGACAATGCTTCCTTCTCCCGATCTTGGCGAGGAGCGACCAAGGGATGCATTGAGAAGGATTTGTTTTCAAGGCGCGAACGAGCGGTACGGCCGCTTGGACGATCGCGTGCTCGAGCGACTGGAGCATGAACTTGCCGTTATTGAGAAGATCGCGTTCGAAGACTACTTCCTTATTGTTTGGGATTTTATGGCTTATGCCAGAGACGCAGGCATCTTAACCGGACCCGGTCGCGGTTCGGCCGCGGGGTCGATCGTTGCGTATTGCTTGTATATTACAGACGTTGATCCCCTTGCTTATGAATTGCTATTTGAACGTTTTTTAAATGAAGCGCGTGTTTCTTTGCCGGACATCGACATTGATTTCCCCGATCATCGCCGGGAAGAAATGATTGCATACGTGCGAAATAAATACGGGACCGCGCATGTTGGACAGATTATTACATTCGGTACATTCGGACCCCGCGCCGCGCTTAGGGATACGGGAAAAGCGTTGGGAAGCCCGCAGGCGCTGATCGAACGAGTCATTCGCTCGCTTCCTTCCGCGCATGCAACCTTAAAAACGGCAAGAAAGGGCGATGATAAGCTTTCGGATTTATTAAAGGAAAATAAAGAGGCGAACACATTGTTTCAATATGCTGAAGCCATTGAAGGCCTTCCCCGTCATACGTCTTTGCACGCGGCCGGGGTCGTTCTCAGCGCCCGGCCTCTGTCGGAAATTGTGCCTACTGCCGGTGGTCCGTTAACGGTCGTTACCCAATTGCCGATGGAAGACTTGGAAGCATATGGGTTACTGAAAATTGATTTTTTAGGGCTCAGAAATTTAACGTTGCTGGAACAGCTTCGCGATGAGGTACAACGCATGGAAAATGGAAGTGGTAATGGGCACGGATCCATTCCGGAGGATGATCCGCAAACGTTGGCGATGCTTGCCGCCGGGAAGACGACAGGGATTTTTCAATTTGAATCCGCGGGAATGCAGCGAGTGTTAAAGAAATTGCAGCCGACAACGTTTGAGGACTTGGTTGCGGTCAATGCGCTGTACCGCCCCGGTCCGATGGAGCAGATCGATGTTTATATTGCAGGCAAGCATGGCCGCCGCGAGATAAACAACGCCCATCCGGATCTGGCGCCGATCTTGTCCCCGACTTACGGGGTTATCGTTTATCAGGAACAGATTATGCAAGTAGCCGTGCAAATCGCGGGTTACTCATTGGCGCAAGCGGACTTGCTCCGCAGGGCCGTGAGCAAAAAAGACCGTGAAGAATTGGAAAATGAAAAAGCGTCATTTATCAATGGTGCGCTTGCCAATGGTTATGAGAAAAAGGCCGCTACCCAAATTTATGCATGGATTCTGCGTTTCGCCGATTACGGCTTCAACCGTAGCCATGCAGTGGCTTATAGCTTTATTGCTTACTGGTTGGCCTATTATAAAATGCATTATCCCCTCGTTTTTTTCTCTGCCTATCTGTCGATGGTGGAAAATGATAAGGAGCGGCTTGGGAAAGCCATTCGAGAGATGAAGAACCAAGACTTGCACATCTACCCGCCGGCGGTAAACAAAAGCAAGGAGACCTTTGCACCGGAAGAAAAAGGCGTGCGCTTTCCCTTGCAAATCATTACCCAGGTCGGCAGGCAAGTAAGCGGGAAGCTCATCCGGGAAAGGAATAAAAGTGGGGTGTTTCAAACCTTTATTGATTTTTGTGCACGCACCGCTCATTTGCCGGTAAATCGCCGCATGCTTGCAAATCTCATTAAAGCAGGCGCATTTGATGATCTTCACAGTGATCGTGCCAAATTACTCGTATCGATTGACCGGGCGCTTGAATTTGTGGATTTCGAGCAGGACTTGGGGCAACTGTTTGAGCGGGGAAGCGGAGATTTTCGCTATGCGGATACTACGCCGCTTAGCCCGGAAACATGCTACATGTACGAAAAAGAAGTGACCGGTTTTTATCTGAGCGGGCATCCCCTCGATCAATACGAACATCTTATTGCCATACGCTCGCCTTTGGCACTCGCGGAAGTAGAACAGGCGCCTGTGAAAAGAGAACGTTGGATCATGGGTGCGATTGAACATGTGAAGCAAATTCGCACGAAAAACGGACAAACAATGGCGTTTTTGCAACTTAGTGATGACAGTGCCAATTGTGAAGTGGTCCTTTTTCCAAATGTGTATCGGCAAGTGAATCATGAACTGGAGGAACAACGCTATGTGTTTGTGCGCGGAAAGCGGACGGTTGACCAATACGGCAATAAAGTAATTGCCGATGATGTGATCACTGTAGAACGTGCGCAGGAAGAAGCAGCAACCGTTCTTTACATTAAATGGACGGATGAAACGCATGAACATGCCCAATCCCACCGACTCAAAAAGTTGTTGCAAAAAATGCCCGGTTTCTCCCAAGTGCGCGTATACAACGAAAAAACGAAGCAATTATTTGCGTTTGATGATCGTTACCGTGTGCGCATCAATGACGAACTTCGTGCAAACGTAAAGCTGCTTGTAGGGGAGGAAAATGTCGCGGAACGGAAGAAATCAGAGGACAGCCGTTAA
- a CDS encoding YtrH family sporulation protein: MFTRDFLATLVLDFFVAFGVVLGGAIIGGIGAFMIGKPPLATIHDLAGSLKIWALVAAIGGTFDAITSLERGLFYGTHIDIYKTVCMILAALSGANIGALIIQWITQEQIHP, from the coding sequence ATGTTTACCAGAGATTTTTTGGCTACATTGGTTTTGGATTTTTTCGTTGCCTTCGGGGTAGTGCTAGGCGGAGCCATTATCGGCGGAATTGGCGCTTTCATGATCGGAAAACCGCCGCTTGCAACCATCCACGATTTAGCCGGCAGCTTGAAAATTTGGGCGCTTGTTGCTGCCATCGGAGGGACGTTTGATGCGATCACCAGCTTGGAACGCGGTCTTTTTTACGGCACACATATCGATATCTATAAAACCGTTTGTATGATTTTGGCAGCTTTATCCGGCGCAAATATCGGTGCGCTGATCATCCAATGGATTACACAGGAACAGATTCACCCATGA
- the ytrI gene encoding sporulation membrane protein YtrI has translation MRIPPYYRRPGWQRFLAGVIIGALIGWCIFLFQFGKVHEEMIVELGKNELHIEQLQRNLESLREREQEENNDDDFIIEEISIVFENEEESRLSELALYDIEQQATEELEHLLDQNLENVAENRELLVRTIENKRYLANDYEYNLIVHQITLYRTLELHVEIVPVSDD, from the coding sequence ATGAGAATCCCTCCCTATTACCGGCGTCCGGGCTGGCAAAGATTTTTGGCAGGTGTCATTATCGGCGCACTGATTGGCTGGTGTATTTTCCTCTTTCAGTTTGGCAAAGTGCACGAAGAAATGATCGTGGAACTCGGAAAAAATGAATTGCACATCGAACAACTGCAACGTAATCTTGAATCGCTACGGGAACGGGAACAGGAGGAAAACAACGACGATGATTTTATCATTGAAGAAATTTCAATTGTCTTTGAAAATGAGGAAGAAAGCCGCCTCAGCGAACTCGCACTATATGACATCGAACAACAGGCCACGGAAGAATTGGAACACCTATTAGACCAAAATCTGGAAAATGTTGCTGAAAATCGAGAACTACTCGTGAGAACCATTGAAAATAAACGTTATCTAGCCAATGATTACGAATACAACCTGATTGTGCATCAGATAACCCTTTATCGAACGTTGGAACTCCATGTAGAGATTGTCCCCGTTTCCGATGACTGA
- a CDS encoding DHH family phosphoesterase, with protein MKQKLFDTIAAYEQIIICRHERPDPDAIGSQAGLARLIEINTGKKVQLAGEEEPSLSFLSEMDTIDDEAFSKALVIVCDTANTGRIDDERYKNARELFKIDHHPLVDDYASLAWVDPTFSSTSEMIVHWYETTASAHGWKLDGECARLLYAGIVGDTGRFSHPNTSARTFKAVQLLFEREFDVRRLFNEMYKKPLSLLRMEGEVLSDFTLSENGVGVIVLSQEQLRKYQVSVNESSAIVHAVANVEDIVAWVTFVELEDKSYRVRLRSKGPVINELAGRFQGGGHPLAAGATAENDEERARVVEQLEEICKAYRT; from the coding sequence ATGAAACAGAAACTTTTTGATACGATTGCCGCTTATGAGCAAATCATTATTTGTCGCCATGAACGTCCGGATCCGGACGCGATCGGCTCTCAAGCTGGGTTAGCGAGATTAATTGAAATCAACACCGGGAAAAAAGTACAACTGGCCGGTGAAGAGGAACCGTCCCTTTCATTTTTATCTGAAATGGACACGATTGATGATGAAGCATTTTCGAAGGCGCTCGTTATTGTGTGCGACACGGCGAACACCGGACGGATTGACGACGAGCGCTATAAAAACGCCCGTGAACTTTTTAAAATCGACCATCATCCGCTTGTAGATGATTATGCCTCCCTCGCGTGGGTGGATCCGACATTCAGCTCAACATCGGAAATGATCGTTCATTGGTATGAAACGACCGCTTCTGCGCATGGGTGGAAGCTCGACGGTGAGTGCGCCCGTCTATTATACGCAGGGATTGTCGGAGACACGGGACGTTTTTCCCATCCGAACACATCGGCGCGTACATTCAAGGCTGTTCAGCTTTTGTTTGAAAGAGAATTCGATGTTCGTCGATTGTTTAATGAGATGTACAAAAAACCCCTTTCGCTGTTGCGAATGGAAGGCGAGGTGCTTTCCGATTTTACGTTGAGCGAAAATGGGGTTGGCGTTATCGTGCTTAGCCAGGAACAACTTCGGAAGTATCAAGTGAGCGTGAATGAATCATCAGCGATCGTGCATGCCGTTGCGAATGTGGAAGACATCGTTGCCTGGGTAACGTTCGTAGAACTGGAAGACAAAAGTTATCGGGTAAGGCTTCGTTCCAAAGGCCCTGTCATTAACGAGCTGGCGGGCCGATTCCAAGGGGGAGGGCACCCGCTCGCTGCAGGTGCAACCGCAGAAAATGATGAAGAACGAGCGCGGGTAGTGGAGCAGTTGGAAGAGATTTGTAAAGCGTACCGGACATAA
- a CDS encoding YtpI family protein, whose protein sequence is MTIIVPIVMAISIALYVYNKFKRFRASREAIKQWYQTKAMIALGVFILAPGLLFMLPPMWGVVEFIVGLVFSLLGLVYVIYGSKYYRKVLPFAKEESEAMRISGSGK, encoded by the coding sequence ATGACTATAATCGTTCCCATTGTTATGGCGATTTCAATCGCACTCTATGTGTACAATAAATTCAAACGTTTCCGCGCCTCCCGAGAAGCCATTAAACAATGGTACCAAACAAAGGCCATGATAGCATTGGGCGTTTTCATACTGGCTCCCGGATTGCTTTTCATGTTGCCACCCATGTGGGGCGTTGTGGAATTTATCGTCGGACTTGTTTTCTCGTTGCTAGGGCTTGTCTATGTCATCTACGGGAGTAAATACTACAGGAAAGTGCTGCCCTTTGCGAAAGAAGAGTCTGAAGCTATGCGAATTTCCGGAAGCGGGAAGTGA
- a CDS encoding DRTGG domain-containing protein — protein MSTKHEQILQHIYHLGVGEKISVRRIAKVMNVSEGTAYRAIKEAENQGIVTTIERVGTIRVEKKKENFEHLTFAEVVNIVDGQVLGGRDGLHKTLQRFVIGAMKMEAMMRYVEPGHLLIVGNRYQVHQLALEAGAAVLITGGFDTNEETIAYANEHSLPIITTSYDTFTVASMINRAIYDQLIKKEIVFVEDILIPLEDTHFLTTDHMVERWHQLNTDTSHSRFPVVNNEMKVLGMVAAKDILSMKESTPVEKVMTAEPITVNAQTSLASAAHVMVWEGIELLPVIDGESRLLGIISRQDVLKALQVAQRQPHVGDTLDDLITGNVEEAPGGSVYDYVCELTPQMTNPIGMISYGVLSTLVTEVGSRLLRRHRKGDLVVENLSLYFLKPVQIENEIEMKGKILEVSRKSGKVDVELYLEDELVGKGLMMAQLLEK, from the coding sequence ATGTCAACGAAACACGAACAGATTTTGCAACATATTTATCATTTGGGTGTCGGGGAGAAGATTTCGGTCCGCAGGATTGCCAAGGTGATGAACGTAAGCGAAGGAACCGCATATAGGGCCATCAAGGAAGCGGAAAACCAAGGCATCGTCACTACGATCGAGCGTGTTGGGACGATTCGTGTGGAGAAGAAAAAGGAAAACTTTGAACACCTCACGTTTGCCGAAGTCGTCAACATCGTGGATGGACAAGTGCTTGGCGGCAGGGATGGATTACATAAAACATTGCAGCGGTTTGTGATTGGCGCCATGAAAATGGAAGCGATGATGCGCTATGTGGAACCGGGACACTTACTAATTGTTGGCAACCGTTATCAAGTCCACCAGCTTGCACTGGAAGCAGGAGCCGCAGTGTTGATTACCGGCGGGTTCGATACGAATGAAGAAACGATTGCCTATGCCAATGAACACTCTCTCCCGATTATTACGACAAGTTATGATACGTTTACGGTTGCCAGTATGATCAATCGGGCCATTTATGACCAGTTAATCAAAAAAGAAATCGTCTTCGTTGAAGATATATTGATTCCGTTGGAGGATACGCATTTTTTAACAACCGACCATATGGTGGAGCGCTGGCATCAACTTAATACAGATACGAGCCATAGCCGCTTTCCGGTCGTTAACAACGAGATGAAAGTACTGGGCATGGTAGCGGCGAAAGATATATTATCGATGAAAGAAAGTACGCCTGTTGAGAAAGTCATGACCGCTGAGCCGATAACGGTCAATGCGCAAACATCTTTGGCATCTGCCGCCCATGTCATGGTTTGGGAGGGGATCGAACTTCTTCCTGTCATTGATGGAGAATCCCGTTTGCTCGGTATTATCAGCCGGCAAGATGTATTAAAAGCTTTGCAGGTTGCCCAGCGGCAACCACATGTAGGGGATACGCTTGACGACCTTATCACCGGGAATGTGGAGGAAGCACCCGGCGGTTCTGTATACGATTATGTATGTGAATTAACCCCGCAGATGACAAATCCGATCGGGATGATTTCGTATGGGGTTTTGTCCACGTTGGTTACAGAAGTGGGCAGTCGTTTATTGCGCCGTCATCGTAAGGGAGATCTCGTCGTTGAAAATCTCTCGTTATATTTTTTGAAGCCGGTTCAAATCGAAAACGAGATTGAGATGAAAGGAAAGATATTGGAAGTCAGCCGAAAAAGCGGGAAAGTGGATGTGGAGCTGTATCTTGAAGATGAACTCGTCGGGAAAGGCCTTATGATGGCCCAACTCTTGGAAAAATAG
- a CDS encoding IclR family transcriptional regulator, producing MSKENKYSANSLSRGLLILTFFNKENPSLSLSEISKKLGVSRTVPYRLLYELQKMGYLYQDTATKRYSLTPKVLELGFSYINSLEFPDIAQPHMEKLRDEIGASCHLSILDGNEVVYICTAPVRGVETINVSIGMRLPAHATANGKLLLSFTEKIHWGSFDLESFTENTVISTQAFYEELKNIREQKYAMSRGELHPTISSVAVPIFNRGGSIAAALNVVIVESMFPSNFKMNVALPKALQVAKTLSTYKGCYTPNFGIDQA from the coding sequence ATGTCCAAAGAAAATAAATACAGCGCAAATTCTTTATCAAGGGGTTTACTTATTCTTACGTTTTTCAATAAAGAAAACCCTAGTCTATCTCTTTCTGAAATTTCAAAGAAGCTCGGAGTAAGTCGAACAGTTCCTTACCGTTTGCTCTATGAATTACAAAAGATGGGTTATCTGTATCAAGATACAGCTACAAAGCGATATAGCCTAACACCAAAAGTCTTAGAGCTAGGTTTTTCCTATATAAACAGTTTGGAATTTCCCGATATTGCTCAACCTCATATGGAAAAGTTACGTGATGAAATAGGAGCTTCTTGCCACCTTTCTATTTTAGATGGAAATGAAGTTGTTTATATCTGTACGGCTCCAGTTCGTGGGGTTGAAACTATTAACGTCAGTATAGGTATGAGATTACCGGCTCATGCCACGGCAAATGGAAAATTATTATTATCTTTTACCGAAAAAATACATTGGGGCAGTTTCGACCTTGAGTCCTTTACTGAAAATACAGTTATTTCAACTCAAGCATTTTATGAAGAACTTAAAAACATAAGGGAGCAAAAATATGCAATGTCAAGAGGGGAGCTACACCCTACGATCTCATCTGTTGCTGTCCCCATCTTTAATCGTGGAGGAAGTATTGCTGCTGCATTGAATGTTGTTATTGTAGAATCAATGTTCCCTAGCAATTTTAAAATGAATGTAGCTCTCCCAAAAGCACTCCAAGTTGCGAAAACATTATCTACTTACAAAGGATGCTATACCCCGAATTTTGGAATCGATCAAGCTTAG
- a CDS encoding alpha/beta fold hydrolase, translating into MPYIKLENHTIHYRREGSGPPLILLHGMGNNSRSWADQLQVLRHYYTIIAWDMPGYGYSSDPESEFRSFTKIASVLKKFLDAMELQDVYILGHSMGAAIALELYNLNPNSIKGIILADATRGSAALSSSENYQKMKKRLRAIDTLSPVDLAKQRVKHLLAPNPSRQVQKNAEMIMSEVRPKGYRSAIFSLSNLDQMRLYSLIKVPTLIICGEMDQITPLSESRIIHFHIQESELVTIPETGHLCYQEDPNTFNYQVMVFLRKLEYSHKTVFGLPC; encoded by the coding sequence ATGCCTTACATTAAGTTGGAAAATCACACTATTCACTATAGACGTGAAGGAAGTGGGCCTCCACTAATTTTACTACACGGTATGGGAAACAATTCTCGATCTTGGGCTGATCAGTTGCAAGTATTACGTCATTATTATACAATAATTGCTTGGGATATGCCAGGTTATGGTTATAGTTCTGATCCTGAAAGCGAATTTCGATCATTTACCAAAATAGCCAGCGTACTAAAAAAGTTCCTTGATGCTATGGAATTGCAAGATGTGTATATTTTAGGTCATTCAATGGGCGCTGCTATTGCGCTTGAACTTTATAACCTTAACCCAAATTCAATTAAAGGGATTATTCTCGCAGATGCGACAAGAGGGTCGGCTGCACTTAGTAGTTCAGAGAATTACCAAAAAATGAAGAAACGACTAAGAGCGATTGACACACTATCTCCAGTAGATCTAGCTAAACAAAGGGTCAAGCATCTTTTGGCACCAAACCCTTCAAGGCAAGTACAAAAAAATGCAGAAATGATTATGTCAGAAGTTCGCCCTAAAGGATACCGGTCCGCTATCTTTTCATTGTCAAATTTAGATCAGATGAGGCTCTATTCCTTAATAAAAGTCCCAACTTTAATAATTTGTGGAGAGATGGACCAAATAACACCTCTTTCTGAATCGAGAATTATTCATTTCCATATACAAGAATCTGAGCTTGTTACTATACCAGAAACTGGTCATCTCTGCTATCAAGAAGACCCAAACACCTTTAATTATCAAGTGATGGTTTTCTTACGTAAACTGGAATACTCTCATAAAACAGTTTTTGGTTTACCGTGTTAA